In Paenibacillus sp. FSL M7-0420, a single genomic region encodes these proteins:
- a CDS encoding glycosyltransferase family 4 protein has product MNHSNRNKNIVFLSTSLPRECGIATFTQDLLDEFTKLQGFNKPRIIAMNNNGNYRYTDQVMREINQHQLSDYIESARDINQSDTDLLVIQHEFGIYGGESGEYLLQFTEELQVPYVVIFHTVLTKPTPKQHEIITRLAEGSVKVVTMAQSTVEDLISVYHINAAKIAFIHHGVPFVQTSTRAELKLQYKLGERKILSTFGFLSPGKGIEYAIEAMSGVVKQHPDALYIIWGKTHPVVKQEIGEVYRQKLTDLVHELDLVNNVLFVDKLLTQEEVIESLVMSDIYMTPYLGKDQAVSGTLAYGVGYGRVIISTPYRYAEEMLAGGRGLLANFRDSASLEACILELLDDPAKVKDMEQRTQELGSTMMWSEVAKTYAAIFQDLLALRAPADRSVI; this is encoded by the coding sequence ATGAACCACAGCAACCGCAATAAAAACATTGTTTTCCTGTCCACCAGCCTGCCTAGAGAATGCGGAATTGCTACCTTCACCCAGGATCTGCTGGATGAATTCACGAAGCTTCAGGGCTTCAACAAACCGCGCATCATCGCCATGAATAACAACGGGAACTACCGTTACACGGATCAGGTCATGCGGGAAATTAACCAACATCAGCTATCCGATTATATAGAATCAGCCAGAGACATCAACCAGTCAGATACCGATTTGCTAGTCATTCAGCATGAATTCGGCATCTATGGCGGAGAGAGCGGCGAATATCTGCTGCAGTTCACAGAAGAGCTTCAGGTCCCTTACGTGGTTATCTTCCACACTGTCTTAACCAAGCCTACTCCCAAGCAGCATGAGATCATCACCCGGCTCGCCGAAGGAAGCGTCAAGGTGGTGACCATGGCCCAGTCCACAGTAGAGGATCTGATCTCTGTCTATCATATTAATGCCGCCAAAATAGCTTTCATTCATCACGGCGTTCCGTTTGTCCAGACCTCCACACGTGCAGAGCTGAAGCTCCAGTACAAGTTAGGCGAACGCAAAATCCTGTCGACCTTTGGCTTCCTGAGTCCCGGCAAGGGCATTGAATATGCCATTGAGGCTATGAGCGGAGTAGTGAAGCAGCATCCGGACGCGCTATATATTATCTGGGGCAAGACCCATCCGGTCGTCAAACAGGAGATAGGTGAAGTATACCGTCAAAAGCTGACCGATCTGGTGCATGAATTAGACCTGGTCAATAATGTGCTGTTCGTCGACAAGCTGCTGACCCAGGAAGAGGTCATCGAGTCCCTGGTGATGTCCGATATTTATATGACTCCTTATCTGGGCAAGGATCAGGCCGTCAGCGGCACGCTTGCTTACGGCGTCGGATATGGCAGAGTGATTATCTCCACTCCTTACCGCTATGCCGAAGAGATGCTTGCCGGAGGCCGCGGCCTGCTGGCGAATTTCCGTGATTCGGCTTCCCTCGAAGCCTGTATTCTGGAGCTGCTGGATGATCCGGCCAAGGTTAAGGATATGGAGCAGCGTACACAGGAGCTTGGCAGTACGATGATGTGGAGTGAGGTTGCGAAGACCTACGCGGCCATCTTTCAGGATCTCCTAGCCCTCCGCGCCCCGGCTGACCGGAGTGTGATTTAA
- a CDS encoding Imm30 family immunity protein, whose protein sequence is MNHLYPGIARLYENRLLRTELECEQFDLALEGLAGDTEDAVIHQIFKVFDDDTEQEEVMFSLVHFVESVQMEMYLTQLLESLPEMLEHARNWAIVLNQRILQDDRYRKDYAEIAVRMPPRIRQCLAFLLEEIKEDQPRLYERRVNSILAKLNASGR, encoded by the coding sequence ATGAACCATCTATACCCCGGGATTGCCCGGTTATATGAGAACCGGCTGCTGCGCACCGAGCTGGAATGCGAGCAGTTCGATCTGGCACTGGAGGGTCTGGCCGGTGATACGGAGGATGCCGTCATTCACCAGATTTTCAAAGTATTCGACGATGATACCGAGCAGGAAGAGGTGATGTTCAGCCTTGTTCATTTTGTAGAGAGTGTCCAGATGGAGATGTACCTCACCCAGCTGCTGGAGTCGCTGCCCGAGATGCTGGAGCATGCCCGCAACTGGGCGATTGTGCTGAATCAACGAATTCTCCAGGACGACCGCTACCGCAAGGATTACGCTGAGATCGCTGTGCGCATGCCGCCAAGAATCCGGCAGTGTCTGGCCTTCCTGCTGGAGGAGATCAAGGAGGATCAGCCCCGGCTATACGAGCGCAGGGTGAATTCCATTCTCGCCAAGCTGAATGCATCCGGGAGATAG
- a CDS encoding Cof-type HAD-IIB family hydrolase, whose protein sequence is MLIALDMDGTLLNAEGEISRENKEAILHAQRLGHIVIIATGRSYMDAERQLRLADLECPVVSLNGAVITLADRTVAASTPLNKEDIIPALRWMNEVPELYYEVYTEDNVYVELDKRVQLEKLATHKDTEVPEELAWLLQAMVDQQFQQAAVTYVEKMEDVWSKEENLIYKTLVFSLNRELLKEASVRFAAIPGLIITASHVNNIEINHKEANKGAGVSRLAAHYGIPAEQVAVMGDSYNDLPMFEMAGYKIAMENAAPVLKQTADFITSSNTENGVAAGLRHLLDKEQA, encoded by the coding sequence ATGCTTATTGCACTGGATATGGACGGAACACTGCTCAATGCGGAGGGCGAAATCAGCAGGGAGAACAAAGAGGCTATTCTTCACGCACAGCGTCTGGGGCATATCGTGATTATTGCTACAGGCCGGTCCTATATGGACGCTGAGCGGCAGCTGCGGCTGGCTGATCTGGAGTGCCCTGTGGTGAGTCTTAACGGTGCTGTGATCACGCTTGCTGACCGGACGGTGGCGGCAAGCACTCCGCTGAATAAAGAGGATATTATCCCCGCACTGCGCTGGATGAATGAAGTTCCTGAATTGTACTACGAGGTATACACAGAGGATAACGTATATGTAGAGCTGGACAAGCGGGTACAGCTGGAAAAGCTGGCTACTCATAAGGACACTGAGGTTCCTGAGGAATTGGCTTGGCTGCTACAGGCGATGGTTGATCAGCAGTTCCAGCAGGCAGCGGTAACCTATGTGGAGAAGATGGAGGACGTCTGGAGCAAGGAAGAGAATCTGATCTATAAGACCCTGGTCTTCTCTCTGAACCGTGAGCTGCTGAAGGAAGCCTCTGTGCGGTTCGCCGCCATTCCCGGACTGATTATTACCGCATCGCATGTCAACAATATCGAGATCAATCATAAGGAAGCGAATAAGGGCGCCGGTGTAAGCAGGCTCGCTGCCCACTACGGGATTCCTGCGGAGCAAGTGGCGGTCATGGGCGACAGCTACAATGATCTGCCTATGTTCGAGATGGCAGGGTACAAGATTGCCATGGAGAATGCCGCACCCGTTCTGAAGCAGACCGCTGACTTCATTACATCAAGTAATACGGAGAATGGTGTAGCGGCAGGACTGCGGCATCTTCTGGATAAGGAACAAGCGTAG
- a CDS encoding glycosyltransferase, whose product MQTPIASQFRTDYMRRITDDTGIFQHTKFGVPDRAKGYTTDDNARALIAAVLMYKKTQDNASLDLIHTYLSFVHHAQTEEGNFRNFMDYNRSFLEERGSEDCQGRTLWALGFVLAYSSILPDNLLNTCRYLINQALPHIGGMRSPRALAYAVVGLSYLLKTPGARTYSFPYPHTPSTEEEQAFLPEAIVGGLIESIAVRLNDQYNLTKGEGWNWYEDSLTYGNSMLPWALLKAYKISGNPALRITAKESLDFLISRTFAPEGYYKPIGSHGWLLRGGKPALYDEQPIEACEMLLACREAATVLKDPAYLHQADLCYAWYTGNNSLQLSLIDPQTGACYDGIHSSGLNLNQGSESIISFSIAHLVTHHG is encoded by the coding sequence ATGCAGACACCTATAGCGTCACAGTTCAGAACTGACTATATGCGCCGGATCACCGATGATACAGGAATCTTTCAGCATACAAAGTTCGGCGTGCCCGACCGTGCCAAAGGCTACACCACCGATGACAATGCTCGGGCTTTAATCGCAGCTGTGCTGATGTACAAAAAGACTCAGGACAACGCCTCCCTCGACCTGATCCATACGTACCTCTCTTTCGTCCACCATGCACAGACTGAAGAAGGCAACTTCCGGAATTTCATGGACTATAACCGTTCCTTCCTGGAAGAGCGCGGCTCTGAGGATTGCCAGGGGCGTACCCTCTGGGCGCTGGGCTTCGTACTCGCCTATTCTTCCATTCTGCCGGATAACCTGCTGAATACCTGCCGCTATCTGATCAACCAGGCGCTGCCGCATATCGGCGGAATGCGCTCTCCCCGGGCCTTGGCCTATGCCGTTGTCGGACTTAGCTACCTGCTCAAAACTCCCGGAGCACGCACTTACTCCTTCCCTTATCCGCATACACCAAGCACAGAAGAAGAACAGGCCTTCCTGCCTGAAGCTATCGTTGGCGGGCTGATCGAATCGATCGCCGTCCGGCTGAATGACCAATACAATCTCACCAAGGGCGAAGGCTGGAATTGGTATGAAGACAGCCTTACGTACGGGAACTCGATGCTGCCCTGGGCGCTGCTTAAGGCTTACAAGATTTCCGGCAATCCGGCGCTGAGAATCACGGCTAAGGAAAGCCTCGATTTCCTGATCTCCCGGACCTTCGCGCCGGAAGGCTATTACAAGCCCATTGGCAGCCACGGCTGGCTGCTGCGGGGCGGCAAGCCTGCTCTCTATGACGAGCAGCCGATCGAAGCCTGCGAGATGCTGCTGGCCTGCCGGGAAGCTGCCACGGTGCTTAAGGACCCTGCTTATCTGCATCAGGCAGACTTATGCTATGCCTGGTATACGGGGAATAACTCCTTGCAGCTCAGCCTGATCGATCCCCAGACCGGGGCTTGCTACGACGGGATTCACAGCTCGGGACTGAACCTCAATCAGGGATCGGAGAGCATCATCTCGTTCTCGATTGCCCATCTGGTGACTCATCATGGATAA
- a CDS encoding 50S ribosomal protein L25 — MGIFIQLNNRTSETKSNLNVARKQGRIPAVLYGIGKDTLSLEVNEKELLEMLRTNPRAILQAKLSDGTTLPVVVQHIQKQSMSGKVLHIDFQHVNMSISMDSKVTIHFAGEAVGVKEGGVLQVEIYEVEVRCMPGDLPTSMEVDISGLAIGDQLLVSDLIFKDGIEVLTDPSTVMIQIKTVHEEVEEPVVVTPA, encoded by the coding sequence ATGGGTATATTCATTCAACTAAACAATCGTACATCGGAAACAAAGTCCAACCTGAATGTGGCAAGAAAGCAGGGCCGCATCCCGGCTGTACTGTACGGGATTGGTAAAGATACACTCAGTCTTGAAGTGAACGAGAAGGAACTGCTGGAGATGCTGAGAACGAATCCGCGGGCAATTCTACAGGCGAAGCTGTCAGATGGAACGACCCTTCCGGTAGTGGTTCAGCACATTCAGAAGCAGTCGATGTCCGGTAAAGTGCTGCATATCGATTTTCAGCATGTGAACATGAGCATCAGCATGGACAGCAAGGTGACCATTCATTTTGCAGGCGAAGCTGTTGGCGTCAAAGAAGGCGGCGTACTGCAGGTGGAAATCTATGAAGTAGAGGTCCGCTGTATGCCGGGCGATCTGCCTACTTCCATGGAAGTGGATATCAGCGGCCTGGCCATCGGCGACCAATTACTGGTGTCGGATCTGATCTTCAAGGATGGAATTGAAGTGCTGACCGATCCAAGTACTGTCATGATTCAGATCAAGACTGTACATGAAGAAGTTGAAGAACCGGTAGTAGTTACTCCGGCTTAA
- a CDS encoding helix-turn-helix domain-containing protein produces the protein MPVIRSKLSEVMEKHDPKLSIRKLAKDINYHFDSVRRMYKDEMVQYPRDLLLKLCTYFNIQPGELIRMESDENDWDIDKTNEYEEEGNDKEPGEDSNL, from the coding sequence ATGCCAGTCATACGCAGTAAATTGAGTGAGGTTATGGAGAAGCATGACCCGAAATTATCGATTCGCAAGCTAGCGAAGGACATTAATTACCATTTCGATTCCGTCCGGCGGATGTACAAAGACGAGATGGTACAGTATCCCCGGGATCTGCTGCTGAAGCTGTGTACGTATTTCAATATTCAGCCCGGAGAATTGATCCGGATGGAATCCGATGAGAATGACTGGGACATAGATAAGACAAATGAATATGAGGAGGAAGGCAATGACAAGGAGCCCGGCGAAGACAGCAACCTGTAA
- a CDS encoding glycosyltransferase family 4 protein, translating into MHICMIAPEQFTVPGDGSVEICIWNIARRLAKRHKVTIVSRRAAELPDTDELEQVQFIRLPSGTPSRYRSSVLMFLEAAEPFDLIQIDNRPRLVAAVKRQHPGTPVLAFLHSLTFVPQESGIARSLAMADAVTANSSSLEQRLIRRFPGIRSKLRVVPLGADLSRFTPASTQEKMRLRTVYGLGPGFTLLFVGRVIPRKGIPVLLRAMHRLNRHMPARLLIAGRGKPAYLRQLRALARRLGVQVAFLGNIPHKDIHSLYQAADCLICPSQQHESFGLVNVEAMASGLPVIASSNGGIREIIDSGHNGYLVKQYRNPAAFASRMLQIGRNPELAARIGLQGRSDTLHMYEWQHTAELLENIYLKLVPSR; encoded by the coding sequence ATGCACATCTGCATGATTGCACCGGAGCAGTTCACGGTTCCCGGGGACGGCTCTGTGGAGATTTGCATCTGGAATATCGCCCGGCGGCTGGCCAAGAGACATAAGGTAACCATCGTAAGCCGCAGAGCCGCAGAGCTTCCTGACACGGATGAGCTCGAGCAGGTCCAGTTCATCCGGCTGCCCTCAGGCACCCCTTCCCGGTACCGCAGCTCCGTTCTTATGTTCCTGGAAGCAGCCGAGCCGTTCGATCTCATCCAGATCGATAACCGGCCGCGGCTCGTAGCTGCTGTGAAGCGGCAGCACCCCGGCACTCCGGTGCTGGCATTCCTTCACTCTCTCACGTTCGTGCCGCAGGAGTCCGGTATCGCCCGCAGCCTAGCCATGGCCGATGCCGTCACGGCCAACAGCAGCTCCCTGGAGCAGCGGCTTATCCGGAGGTTCCCAGGCATCCGCAGCAAGCTTCGCGTGGTTCCCCTGGGAGCAGACCTGTCACGCTTCACCCCGGCATCAACGCAGGAGAAGATGCGTCTGCGCACGGTGTATGGCCTTGGTCCCGGCTTCACGCTCCTGTTCGTAGGCCGGGTCATTCCGCGCAAGGGGATACCCGTGCTGCTCCGGGCCATGCACCGCCTGAACCGGCATATGCCTGCCCGGCTGCTGATCGCAGGCAGGGGGAAGCCGGCGTATCTCCGGCAGCTGAGAGCCCTTGCCCGGCGGCTGGGTGTACAGGTAGCCTTTCTTGGAAATATCCCCCATAAGGATATCCACAGTCTGTACCAGGCTGCCGACTGCTTGATCTGCCCCTCCCAGCAGCATGAATCCTTCGGGCTGGTGAATGTGGAGGCTATGGCCTCGGGACTGCCGGTGATCGCCTCCAGCAACGGCGGAATCCGGGAGATTATCGATTCGGGTCATAACGGCTATCTGGTGAAGCAGTACAGGAACCCCGCTGCTTTTGCCAGCCGTATGCTGCAGATCGGCCGCAATCCTGAGCTTGCCGCAAGGATCGGACTGCAGGGAAGAAGCGATACGCTGCATATGTATGAATGGCAGCATACCGCAGAGCTGCTGGAGAATATTTATCTGAAGCTGGTGCCTTCACGTTAA
- a CDS encoding DUF1861 family protein yields MTRSPAKTATCNELLNTFYANLRTVHVEKLVFSGVGGRDVYNITAPFLHDGEEVILGRVEERDSEFSQVFFFTSGENGVWVPRAHTHTYNLQDPCVTRVKGELIVGGVEVITAGDKPPKIVSWVTQFYRGYRIDSLHHFSSGPELMKDIRLIELQDGRIGVLTRPQGDRGGRGQIGFTIIDSLEELHEQTFLEAEILQHQFVPEEWGGANEAHLLKNGHVGVLGHIACFDPLGKKHYYAMVFSLNPDTFETTPVKIIAARSDFPVGPGKRPDLQDVIFSGGLVRGTAGRAVLSVGVSDAEAYRIELPDPFAEYEV; encoded by the coding sequence ATGACAAGGAGCCCGGCGAAGACAGCAACCTGTAATGAACTACTGAATACCTTTTATGCCAATCTCCGTACCGTGCACGTGGAGAAGCTAGTCTTCTCCGGTGTGGGCGGGCGTGATGTCTACAATATAACGGCTCCGTTTCTGCATGACGGGGAGGAAGTGATCTTGGGAAGAGTTGAGGAACGGGATAGCGAGTTCTCTCAAGTCTTCTTTTTTACATCCGGCGAGAATGGTGTATGGGTTCCTCGTGCGCATACCCATACCTATAATCTGCAGGACCCTTGCGTAACCCGCGTCAAAGGAGAATTGATTGTCGGCGGAGTTGAGGTGATTACGGCTGGGGATAAGCCGCCCAAGATAGTCTCCTGGGTTACCCAGTTCTACCGGGGATACCGGATCGACTCGCTGCATCACTTCTCCTCCGGTCCGGAGCTGATGAAGGATATCCGGCTGATTGAGCTTCAGGATGGCAGAATCGGCGTACTGACCAGACCGCAGGGAGACCGGGGCGGCAGAGGACAGATTGGCTTCACCATTATTGATTCACTGGAGGAGCTGCATGAACAGACCTTCCTGGAGGCGGAGATTCTGCAGCATCAGTTCGTGCCGGAAGAGTGGGGCGGAGCCAATGAAGCCCATCTGCTTAAGAATGGCCATGTGGGGGTACTTGGACATATTGCCTGCTTCGACCCTCTGGGGAAGAAGCATTATTACGCTATGGTCTTCTCGCTTAATCCGGACACCTTCGAGACAACTCCGGTCAAAATCATTGCGGCCCGCAGCGATTTTCCGGTCGGCCCGGGTAAACGGCCTGATCTGCAGGATGTGATCTTCAGCGGCGGACTGGTACGCGGGACGGCCGGCCGGGCGGTGTTGTCTGTAGGCGTCAGCGATGCAGAAGCCTACAGAATTGAGCTTCCTGATCCTTTTGCCGAATACGAAGTGTAA
- a CDS encoding UvrD-helicase domain-containing protein, producing the protein MNKLIYHNIPLGASGEHIPQAEVASARTSRETVQPGDSDAAYFRRLEAGGILLNPPQISAVRHHLGPLLTLAGAGSGKTSVLICRTGYLLSVRGIAPGRLLLLTFSSKAAAEMRGRIALLPGVNEGDAARLQARTFHSFFLYFLRRQGLRQDIFHETRRQHILLKQIMRELGLPKDAYPPENLLSLLSACKMNMGLPGQLPETTEAEKEMKAILALYEQWKTDHFKIDFDDVLLLAYQMLREQPALLRELQQQYQYVMVDEFQDTNALQYELVKMVAAPQDNLMVVGDDDQTIYSFNGARSEFILEFEKLYPQAKVITLDINYRSGPAIIGLGNGIIRHNSRRRDKTLQAFRSNGLPPRYLRPQTADDEAGQIVEHIERETQSGAREYRDFALLYRATSSNRAVLELLLLRDIPYIDYGEGQLLYEHWLISPVLDHLRLSVNRRDFAAMENILPTLYMSRDKGMEHIRRMEAVQAKQGPLIHLLSMPGMEDFKGVKLRERLDLIRGLRELTPVQAIRQIRTVFYDYFIEGSERHQATLHRETLKEMLDELEASAERFATIPLFLEFIDNVTERNEQNRQPGLKEQGNRVALMTIHKSKGLEFPVVFLIGASEGILPHSSALEEDRAKDRKPAKASVKVISTAAARAAAEAGIAALEEERRLAYVAVTRAKEELFISSPARHRGKKAEVSRFMLAAFRSAARPYTSAPAAGVRTPVTRSSATGSSAVRTHTVPVWTCTGKACKGWTRMKAGGAEDHLASKPCPLCSAPMSQSSREVPV; encoded by the coding sequence ATGAACAAGCTTATATACCATAATATCCCACTGGGAGCCAGCGGTGAACATATACCCCAGGCGGAGGTAGCCTCAGCCCGGACAAGCCGGGAGACGGTACAGCCGGGGGACAGCGATGCCGCTTATTTCAGGCGGCTGGAGGCCGGCGGCATTCTGCTCAATCCTCCGCAGATCTCAGCGGTGCGGCATCATCTCGGACCGCTGCTGACGCTGGCGGGAGCGGGCTCCGGCAAAACCTCGGTGCTGATCTGCAGAACCGGGTATTTGCTGTCTGTGCGCGGCATCGCCCCCGGACGCCTGCTGCTGCTGACCTTCTCCAGTAAGGCAGCAGCAGAGATGCGCGGGCGGATCGCCCTGCTGCCCGGGGTGAACGAGGGGGATGCTGCGCGCCTGCAGGCGCGTACGTTCCACTCGTTCTTTCTATATTTCCTGCGGCGGCAAGGGCTGCGGCAGGATATTTTCCACGAGACCCGCCGCCAGCATATTCTGCTGAAGCAGATTATGCGCGAGCTGGGACTGCCGAAGGATGCCTATCCGCCGGAGAATCTGCTCAGTCTGCTCTCCGCCTGCAAGATGAACATGGGCTTGCCCGGGCAGCTGCCGGAGACGACCGAGGCTGAGAAGGAGATGAAGGCCATCCTGGCTCTCTACGAGCAGTGGAAGACCGATCATTTCAAGATCGATTTCGACGATGTCCTGCTGCTCGCCTATCAGATGCTCCGGGAACAGCCGGCGCTGCTGCGTGAGCTGCAGCAGCAGTATCAATATGTGATGGTTGATGAGTTCCAGGATACGAATGCGCTGCAATATGAGCTGGTGAAGATGGTTGCTGCTCCGCAGGATAATCTGATGGTGGTCGGCGACGATGACCAGACGATCTATTCCTTCAACGGGGCCCGCAGCGAGTTCATCCTGGAGTTCGAGAAGCTGTATCCGCAGGCCAAGGTGATCACGCTGGATATCAACTACCGGTCCGGTCCGGCGATCATCGGGCTGGGCAACGGCATCATCCGCCATAACTCACGGCGACGCGACAAGACGCTGCAGGCGTTCCGCAGCAACGGTCTGCCGCCCCGTTATCTGCGTCCGCAGACAGCAGATGACGAGGCTGGACAGATTGTGGAGCATATTGAGCGTGAAACTCAGAGCGGAGCCAGGGAATACCGTGATTTCGCCCTGTTATACCGCGCAACAAGCAGCAACCGGGCGGTCCTGGAGCTGCTGCTGCTGCGCGATATTCCTTATATTGATTACGGGGAAGGCCAGCTGCTCTATGAGCATTGGCTGATCTCTCCAGTGCTGGATCACCTGCGCCTGTCGGTTAACCGCAGGGACTTCGCCGCCATGGAGAATATTCTGCCGACGCTGTACATGAGCCGGGACAAGGGTATGGAGCATATCCGGCGCATGGAGGCGGTACAGGCGAAGCAGGGCCCGCTTATTCATCTGCTGTCCATGCCGGGCATGGAGGATTTCAAGGGCGTCAAGCTGCGCGAGCGGCTGGACCTGATCCGCGGCCTGCGGGAGCTGACGCCGGTGCAGGCGATCCGCCAGATCCGCACGGTATTCTATGATTATTTCATTGAAGGCAGCGAGCGCCATCAGGCTACGCTACACCGGGAGACGTTGAAAGAAATGCTGGATGAGCTGGAAGCATCGGCGGAGCGGTTCGCTACAATTCCGCTGTTCCTCGAATTCATCGACAACGTAACGGAGCGTAACGAGCAGAACCGGCAACCGGGGCTGAAGGAGCAAGGCAACCGGGTGGCGCTGATGACCATCCACAAATCCAAAGGGCTGGAGTTCCCCGTCGTCTTCCTGATCGGAGCCTCAGAGGGAATTCTGCCGCATAGCTCCGCGCTGGAGGAGGACCGCGCCAAGGACCGCAAGCCAGCGAAGGCCTCCGTCAAGGTGATCAGCACGGCTGCCGCAAGAGCCGCAGCCGAAGCGGGCATTGCCGCATTGGAGGAGGAGCGCCGGCTCGCCTACGTGGCCGTTACCCGGGCCAAGGAGGAGCTGTTCATCAGCTCGCCTGCAAGACATCGGGGCAAAAAAGCGGAGGTCTCGCGCTTCATGCTCGCGGCCTTCCGTTCGGCAGCCCGCCCGTATACATCAGCTCCGGCGGCCGGAGTCAGAACGCCTGTTACCCGCAGCAGCGCTACGGGTTCATCCGCAGTCAGAACACACACCGTCCCGGTCTGGACATGCACCGGCAAAGCCTGTAAGGGCTGGACCCGGATGAAGGCGGGCGGCGCCGAGGATCACCTGGCCTCGAAGCCCTGTCCGCTCTGCAGCGCCCCGATGAGCCAGAGCAGCCGGGAAGTCCCGGTGTAA
- a CDS encoding DUF445 domain-containing protein: protein MKSRNLATISLAIMACGFLFTLFLPENLAVILLRGGFEAGLVGGIADWFAVTALFRHPLGLRIPHTSLLLKNRDKLIQSLISAMENELLNKESIENKLRTFNIISLGATVLTRFFSRKKARQEVLEQLKGFVLRLPVEQAVPYIQSAAASYLREAKLGVAADTIATSLMNEGKDIAALDFALEGISAWSGRPETRAMLGKIASEKLAEVKLGGLKGMAFQAFVGFVDADMLGEMLQGMVQSTIRDFKEEDSPYREEVIREIRVALFQLLSDEARIASLKNWALNELQGEAAAAFVLQQLQGLRGKAVTLLEEDRGRGGRRLFSLYALLVRRVSQEKEWIQTSEDRIRGTLISFVEANHYRIGQLVKENLDQMDDAALVNMLEEKVGKDLQWIRVNGAVCGFVVGLGLTVIQLI, encoded by the coding sequence ATGAAATCCAGAAATTTAGCTACGATCTCTCTGGCCATTATGGCCTGCGGCTTTCTGTTCACGTTGTTTCTGCCGGAGAATCTGGCAGTTATTCTGCTGAGAGGGGGCTTCGAGGCAGGGCTGGTCGGAGGAATAGCCGACTGGTTTGCCGTGACGGCGCTGTTCCGCCATCCGCTGGGCCTTAGAATTCCGCATACCTCGCTGCTGCTGAAGAACCGGGATAAGCTGATCCAGTCTCTGATCTCTGCGATGGAGAATGAACTGCTGAATAAGGAGAGCATTGAGAATAAGCTGCGCACATTCAATATAATCTCGCTCGGAGCCACCGTACTGACCCGGTTCTTCTCCAGAAAGAAAGCGCGGCAGGAAGTGCTGGAGCAGCTGAAGGGCTTCGTACTGCGGCTTCCGGTAGAGCAGGCCGTTCCGTATATTCAATCGGCAGCGGCAAGCTACCTGCGTGAAGCTAAGCTCGGAGTTGCCGCAGACACCATTGCCACCAGCTTGATGAATGAGGGCAAGGATATTGCCGCTCTTGATTTTGCGCTGGAGGGGATCTCCGCCTGGAGCGGACGCCCGGAGACGCGGGCCATGCTGGGCAAGATCGCCAGTGAGAAGCTGGCTGAGGTCAAGCTTGGCGGACTGAAGGGAATGGCCTTCCAGGCCTTCGTCGGGTTCGTGGATGCCGATATGCTGGGGGAAATGCTCCAGGGTATGGTGCAGTCTACGATCCGTGACTTTAAGGAAGAAGATAGCCCCTACCGGGAGGAAGTCATCCGGGAGATCCGGGTGGCTCTGTTCCAGCTGCTGAGCGATGAAGCACGGATTGCCTCGCTGAAGAATTGGGCGCTGAATGAGCTTCAAGGGGAAGCGGCCGCCGCATTTGTACTGCAGCAGCTGCAAGGGCTGCGCGGCAAGGCGGTTACGCTGCTGGAAGAGGACCGGGGCCGGGGAGGCCGCAGGCTGTTCTCGCTATATGCCCTACTTGTCCGGCGGGTTAGCCAGGAGAAGGAATGGATTCAGACATCAGAGGACCGGATTCGCGGTACACTGATCTCCTTCGTGGAAGCTAATCATTACCGGATCGGGCAACTGGTCAAGGAGAACCTGGATCAGATGGACGATGCCGCTCTGGTCAATATGCTGGAGGAGAAGGTCGGCAAGGATCTGCAGTGGATTCGTGTCAACGGTGCCGTCTGCGGCTTTGTGGTCGGGCTGGGGCTTACCGTGATTCAGCTGATCTGA